In Nocardioides marinus, one DNA window encodes the following:
- a CDS encoding MCE family protein, which translates to MVLTPLIKRQLRIFALLTLLALFLAMVVYARVPAMLGVGVYEVRAEYRDASGLYPRAQVTYQGVEVGKVTELELGQDGAVAVLRIDAEHEIPSDVVAELHSTSAIGEQYVDLVPPADEASPSDEPATLADGDVIGVERTVEMPQIAPVLESVNGLLDSVPAARTRRVLDQVDDGLAGSGPDLRGLIDDADALLTEAQDRLAVTTSLIRTAQPVLATQQSLRNTTLSYARSLAVFTDELAGRDADLRAFLKQGPGGLDAATELVSDLQPTLPLLVTNLTTNGEVLNTYLPQIQEGLVYFPVTVARLQSAINPREQFGDVNLDLRANVNNPPACSQGYLPASQRRDPSVDRVRQVDLLAHCTVPDADPKSVRGARLLPCPQGGGRGPLPSSCGLTFGKAVWPEGTSGSRGGDLRRGLQGVATSQESLDQGWRSLVLGPASVR; encoded by the coding sequence ATGGTACTCACGCCTCTGATCAAGCGGCAGCTGCGCATCTTCGCCCTGCTCACTCTCCTGGCGCTCTTCCTCGCCATGGTGGTCTACGCGCGCGTCCCGGCCATGCTCGGGGTCGGCGTGTACGAAGTGCGTGCCGAGTATCGCGATGCCAGCGGCCTCTACCCGCGAGCGCAGGTCACCTACCAAGGCGTCGAGGTCGGCAAGGTGACCGAGCTCGAGCTGGGGCAGGACGGCGCCGTCGCAGTGCTGCGGATCGATGCCGAACACGAGATCCCCTCCGATGTCGTCGCCGAGCTCCACAGCACCTCAGCCATCGGAGAGCAGTACGTCGATCTGGTGCCACCCGCCGACGAGGCAAGCCCGTCGGACGAGCCGGCGACGTTGGCCGATGGCGACGTGATCGGGGTCGAGCGGACCGTCGAGATGCCCCAGATCGCCCCGGTCCTCGAGTCGGTCAATGGTCTGCTCGACTCGGTCCCTGCTGCGCGGACGCGTCGCGTGCTGGATCAGGTCGACGATGGTCTCGCGGGCAGCGGACCCGATCTGCGTGGGCTCATCGACGACGCTGACGCCTTGTTGACCGAGGCCCAGGATCGACTTGCCGTCACCACGTCGCTCATCCGAACCGCGCAGCCGGTCCTGGCGACCCAGCAGAGCCTGCGCAACACCACCCTGAGCTACGCGCGGTCCCTGGCAGTCTTCACCGATGAGCTGGCCGGACGCGACGCCGACCTCCGGGCCTTTCTCAAGCAAGGCCCCGGGGGGCTCGACGCGGCCACTGAGCTCGTCTCGGACCTGCAACCGACGCTGCCGTTGCTCGTCACCAACCTCACGACGAACGGGGAGGTGCTTAACACCTACCTCCCGCAGATACAGGAAGGACTCGTGTACTTCCCCGTCACCGTGGCACGGCTGCAGAGCGCCATCAATCCTCGTGAGCAGTTCGGCGACGTCAACCTGGATCTGCGAGCCAACGTGAACAACCCGCCCGCATGCTCGCAGGGATACCTGCCGGCCTCCCAGCGACGAGATCCCTCCGTCGATCGGGTGCGTCAAGTCGATCTGCTCGCGCACTGCACCGTGCCGGATGCGGACCCGAAGTCAGTGCGTGGGGCTCGGCTGCTGCCGTGCCCGCAAGGTGGAGGACGAGGGCCTCTTCCCTCCTCGTGCGGCCTGACGTTCGGCAAGGCAGTGTGGCCCGAGGGCACGTCGGGTTCGCGCGGTGGCGACCTGCGGCGGGGTCTGCAGGGGGTCGCCACATCCCAGGAGTCGCTCGACCAGGGATGGCGCAGCCTCGTCCTCGGGCCGGCGAGCGTCCGGTGA